In a single window of the Planctomycetia bacterium genome:
- the cobA gene encoding uroporphyrinogen-III C-methyltransferase, with translation MSTARGMVYLVGAGPGDPGLITAHGLALLRRADVIIHDRLIPHELLVEARADAIVIDAGKAPGNHKLTQDEINQLIVEHAESGKSVVRLKGGDPLVFGRGYEEYLACRQAGIESEIVPGVSSAIAAPAAVGIPITFRGLARNFIVVTAQTGTSDGEESLDYDAMAKMDTIVVLMGRSMIRNLVSGLIAAGKSPATPAACIQEATTPRQLVVSGTLADICDRADAVGIAAPMVMVVGQVAQYAVMQGGFESFGIGERSEALPLAGLRVVVTGSQSLNRRLASMLSSRGASVIDCPLIRIRYTCDAVQRDRCFGMLPEFDWVVFASVHGVRGFVRAMRLSGRDLRLLGRAKIAAVGNATARALRRAGLNPDRVPTEQTASRLVSELRDDVRGRRVLLPCGNVSRDELPVGLSNAGAIIDRLVVYENTHVVTPKARIERLREGFDSIIFGSPSSVERFAALKIELDRAVVACIGPTTAEALQSIGRTPDIVPRDYSVEGVIEAMTEYFQLQKVVS, from the coding sequence ATGAGCACCGCTCGCGGCATGGTGTATCTCGTCGGCGCTGGTCCGGGTGACCCCGGGCTCATTACCGCGCACGGCTTGGCGCTGCTTCGCCGGGCGGATGTCATCATTCATGACAGACTCATTCCGCATGAACTCTTGGTCGAAGCCCGCGCCGACGCCATTGTCATCGACGCGGGAAAGGCGCCGGGCAATCACAAATTGACGCAGGACGAGATCAATCAACTGATCGTCGAACATGCCGAGTCCGGCAAGAGTGTTGTCCGGCTCAAGGGCGGCGACCCGTTGGTATTCGGCAGGGGATACGAGGAGTATCTCGCGTGCCGCCAGGCGGGGATCGAGAGCGAGATCGTGCCGGGCGTTTCAAGTGCGATTGCAGCGCCGGCAGCGGTGGGCATCCCGATCACATTTCGCGGCCTGGCCCGGAACTTCATCGTGGTGACAGCACAGACGGGGACATCGGACGGCGAGGAGAGTCTAGATTACGACGCCATGGCGAAGATGGACACGATTGTCGTGCTGATGGGTCGGTCGATGATCCGAAACCTTGTCAGCGGGCTGATTGCCGCGGGCAAGAGTCCGGCAACGCCGGCGGCCTGCATTCAGGAGGCCACAACGCCGCGACAGCTCGTTGTTTCCGGCACGCTGGCCGACATTTGTGATCGCGCGGACGCCGTGGGAATTGCCGCGCCGATGGTCATGGTTGTCGGGCAGGTTGCGCAATATGCCGTTATGCAGGGCGGATTCGAATCGTTCGGCATTGGTGAGCGTAGCGAAGCATTGCCGCTTGCGGGCCTTCGTGTCGTCGTAACCGGCTCGCAGTCGTTGAATAGGCGACTGGCGAGCATGCTATCAAGCCGGGGGGCATCGGTGATCGACTGCCCGTTGATTCGCATTCGATATACCTGCGACGCGGTGCAGCGGGATCGCTGCTTTGGAATGCTGCCGGAGTTTGATTGGGTCGTCTTTGCATCGGTTCATGGCGTGCGAGGGTTTGTGCGCGCCATGCGCCTCAGCGGGCGAGATCTTCGGCTGCTGGGGCGCGCGAAGATTGCCGCCGTCGGCAACGCGACGGCGAGGGCCTTGCGACGGGCAGGCCTGAATCCGGATCGCGTGCCGACGGAGCAGACCGCGTCACGGCTCGTATCCGAGCTTCGTGATGACGTAAGAGGCCGGCGCGTGCTTTTGCCGTGTGGCAATGTATCGCGGGATGAACTGCCAGTCGGCCTTTCAAATGCCGGGGCGATTATCGATCGACTCGTGGTCTACGAAAACACGCACGTCGTGACGCCCAAGGCACGCATTGAAAGACTGCGAGAGGGCTTTGACTCCATCATCTTCGGCAGTCCATCGTCCGTCGAGCGATTTGCAGCGTTGAAGATTGAGCTCGACCGCGCCGTTGTTGCGTGCATTGGGCCGACGACGGCTGAGGCCCTGCAATCCATCGGTCGAACACCTGATATCGTGCCGCGAGACTACTCCGTCGAAGGAGTGATCGAGGCCATGACTGAATACTTCCAGCTACAGAAGGTGGTGTCGTGA
- the hemB gene encoding porphobilinogen synthase — protein sequence MSDQPIHRFRRLRNKPAMRDMMRETTLSMNDFVYPLFIAERSQDVGPVTSMPGVVRHSLDGLDREIEQIASRQIRSVLLFGIPANKDDRGSGAYWQDGIIPRAVDRIKRLREDLIVIADVCLCEYTDHGHCGIVHGEQIENDETLELLASAAIVYAEAGADVVAPSAMMDGQVSAIRAALDRSGHDDTAILSYAVKYASALYGPFRDAAACAPKFGDRRSHQMDPANMREALAEAEADAVEGADMLMVKPAGAYLDVIAAVKERLPRLPLAAYQVSGEYSMIKAAAANGWIDERRVVLETLTAIKRAGADIVISYFAKDVADYLADR from the coding sequence GTGAGCGATCAGCCAATTCACCGATTTCGTCGTTTGCGTAATAAGCCTGCGATGCGGGACATGATGCGTGAGACGACGCTGTCCATGAACGATTTCGTTTATCCCCTGTTTATCGCCGAGCGATCGCAGGATGTCGGGCCGGTCACCTCGATGCCGGGCGTCGTCAGGCACTCGCTGGATGGCCTCGATCGGGAAATCGAGCAGATCGCATCGCGACAGATACGATCCGTGCTGCTCTTCGGCATTCCAGCGAACAAGGATGATCGCGGCAGCGGTGCATATTGGCAGGACGGCATCATTCCGCGCGCGGTCGATCGAATTAAGAGGTTACGGGAAGACCTGATCGTCATCGCTGATGTGTGCCTCTGTGAATACACCGACCACGGACATTGCGGCATTGTTCACGGTGAGCAGATCGAAAATGACGAGACTTTAGAATTGTTAGCCTCGGCGGCGATTGTTTACGCCGAAGCCGGCGCGGATGTGGTCGCGCCCAGCGCCATGATGGATGGACAGGTGTCCGCCATTCGCGCGGCACTCGACAGGTCGGGCCATGATGATACCGCGATACTGTCGTACGCCGTGAAATACGCGTCGGCGCTCTACGGACCCTTTCGCGACGCGGCGGCGTGCGCGCCGAAGTTCGGCGACCGGCGGAGCCATCAGATGGACCCGGCCAACATGCGCGAGGCGCTGGCGGAAGCGGAAGCAGACGCGGTCGAGGGCGCGGACATGCTCATGGTCAAACCGGCCGGGGCCTACCTCGACGTGATTGCCGCGGTCAAGGAAAGACTGCCCCGCTTGCCGCTGGCGGCGTATCAGGTGAGCGGCGAGTACAGCATGATCAAGGCGGCGGCGGCCAATGGCTGGATTGACGAACGCCGAGTCGTGCTCGAAACGCTGACCGCCATCAAGCGGGCCGGCGCGGACATTGTCATCAGCTACTTCGCCAAAGACGTCGCGGACTATCTTGCGGATCGTTAG
- the hemL gene encoding glutamate-1-semialdehyde 2,1-aminomutase — protein MSHSEELFRRAVGLMPGGVNSPVRAFKSVGGTPRFIVSARGCRLTDVDGRQYIDYIGSWGPMILGHAHPEVTEALAQCLANGTSYGAPCPAEVELAEEICRRMPSIERIRFVNSGTEAVMSAIRLARAATGRTHIVKFEGCYHGHADSLLVKAGSGVATFALPDSPGVTSACAETTLIAPFNDLAAVEELFETFPEKIAAVIVEPIAGNMGVVPPASGFLDGLGKITSSDGALLIFDEVMTGFRVAAGGAQSIYEVRPDLTTMGKIIGGGLPVGAYGGRADLMDMIAPAGPVYQAGTLSGNPLAMTAGLTTLRQLDQAAYATLDARSAELQQGLESLLQEHSVPGVVQRAGSMLTLFFSDQPVRNFHDAKSCEHRRFAAFFHEMLERGVHLPPSGYEAWFVSLAHDSAAIAETLSAAREGLRKIAAG, from the coding sequence ATGTCTCATTCCGAAGAACTATTCCGTCGCGCAGTTGGGCTCATGCCCGGAGGAGTCAACTCCCCGGTTCGTGCGTTCAAGAGTGTCGGCGGGACGCCCCGATTCATCGTCTCCGCGCGCGGCTGCCGACTGACGGACGTCGATGGTCGGCAATACATCGACTACATCGGTTCCTGGGGGCCGATGATCCTCGGGCACGCTCATCCGGAGGTGACGGAGGCGCTCGCTCAGTGCCTGGCAAATGGCACCAGTTATGGCGCACCGTGCCCGGCGGAGGTGGAATTGGCCGAGGAGATATGCCGGCGCATGCCGTCGATCGAGCGCATCCGGTTCGTGAACTCGGGCACCGAAGCGGTCATGAGCGCCATTCGCCTGGCTCGGGCGGCGACGGGTCGCACGCACATCGTGAAGTTCGAGGGGTGCTATCACGGTCATGCGGACTCACTACTCGTCAAGGCGGGCTCCGGCGTGGCGACATTCGCTTTGCCGGATTCACCGGGCGTTACGAGTGCCTGCGCCGAGACGACATTGATTGCGCCGTTTAATGATCTGGCCGCCGTTGAAGAACTCTTCGAGACATTCCCCGAGAAAATCGCCGCGGTCATCGTTGAGCCGATCGCCGGCAACATGGGTGTCGTGCCGCCGGCATCGGGCTTTCTCGACGGACTGGGAAAAATTACAAGCTCCGACGGGGCGCTGCTCATTTTCGACGAGGTGATGACGGGGTTTCGCGTTGCGGCAGGTGGGGCTCAGAGCATTTACGAAGTCAGACCGGACCTCACGACTATGGGCAAGATCATCGGCGGCGGCCTGCCGGTTGGGGCGTACGGTGGACGTGCGGATTTGATGGACATGATCGCACCGGCTGGACCGGTTTATCAGGCGGGCACGCTTTCTGGCAATCCCCTGGCGATGACCGCGGGACTGACGACACTGCGGCAACTCGATCAGGCCGCATACGCGACACTCGATGCGAGGTCAGCAGAACTTCAGCAGGGACTTGAATCCCTGTTGCAGGAGCACAGTGTGCCCGGCGTCGTGCAGCGTGCGGGCTCGATGCTGACGTTGTTCTTTTCCGATCAACCGGTTCGTAACTTCCACGATGCGAAGTCGTGTGAACACCGCCGCTTCGCTGCATTCTTCCACGAAATGCTGGAGCGGGGCGTACACTTGCCGCCCAGCGGCTATGAGGCATGGTTCGTGTCGTTGGCGCACGACTCGGCGGCCATTGCCGAGACGCTTTCCGCCGCGCGCGAGGGATTGCGCAAAATTGCGGCGGGATAG
- a CDS encoding tetratricopeptide repeat protein, whose product MSKKSEKRRSPEAPKRARNTLRGGDPISLPPIRTTAFRQFSVSLLIAAAAVICYWNTREYEFVRWDDTGYVIGNPLVTGDGGLKSIWLDVFRDKPVKLYYPLVWTSYWIEYQFFRDSPAGYHIVQMVLHALASVAVFLAIVSLGAPLLAAATAGLLFAVHPINVASVAWIAERKNTLSAIFFWGSLLAYVQFRRSGGIWRYIAAILAFQFSLFAKTACVVLAPILLVTDRLLDGKWTARAIARTAPFFGLALTMGLLTASAESQNRKSGEPLEWLLRPFVAAASLVHYIVKTIVPLDLVPVYQRWPASLSEPRYWITSAGVAVACGLVWKFRRRLAPLAWWSIAVFLLALGPALGLIQFNFLQFSFVSDHFVYFGLPGLLLIAGLLLEYAAGTTASPGTDSSHPTWLQSPGIRRRAAWMMLFTIAAILGWLTIRQNRIWKDPESFWTYTLDHNPDCVAGAFNLGNHYYQKNDYEAAMPRYAQAAKIDPEMIIYQRACARCSRQLGRVDEAITYYARTIENHTKKNSRGINDRIEFANYLLALNRVADAQREFEAVLRIQPNNQAAAQGLDQARSRQR is encoded by the coding sequence GTGTCGAAGAAGTCCGAAAAACGTCGATCGCCGGAAGCACCAAAGAGGGCCCGTAATACGCTGCGGGGGGGTGATCCGATTTCGCTGCCTCCGATCAGAACAACGGCCTTCCGGCAGTTCAGCGTTTCGCTGCTCATCGCGGCGGCGGCCGTCATCTGCTATTGGAACACGCGCGAGTACGAATTCGTCCGGTGGGATGACACCGGTTACGTGATCGGTAACCCCCTGGTGACCGGTGACGGTGGACTCAAGTCCATCTGGCTCGATGTTTTCAGAGACAAGCCGGTCAAGCTGTACTACCCGCTTGTGTGGACGTCGTACTGGATCGAGTATCAGTTCTTCCGGGATTCACCGGCCGGCTATCACATCGTGCAAATGGTATTGCACGCACTTGCATCCGTCGCCGTTTTTCTGGCGATTGTCTCGCTGGGGGCGCCGCTCCTGGCTGCGGCGACCGCCGGGCTCCTATTCGCCGTCCACCCGATCAACGTTGCGTCCGTCGCATGGATAGCCGAGAGAAAAAACACGCTCTCCGCGATTTTCTTCTGGGGCTCGCTGCTCGCTTATGTTCAATTTCGGCGTAGCGGGGGAATCTGGCGATACATCGCGGCGATTTTGGCGTTCCAGTTCTCGTTGTTCGCCAAGACGGCCTGCGTTGTGCTTGCGCCGATCCTTCTCGTGACCGACCGGCTGCTTGATGGGAAGTGGACGGCAAGGGCAATCGCCAGAACCGCGCCATTCTTCGGCCTGGCACTGACGATGGGACTGCTGACCGCGAGCGCTGAATCGCAAAACCGAAAGAGCGGAGAGCCGTTGGAGTGGTTGCTGCGCCCTTTCGTCGCCGCCGCGTCGCTGGTTCATTACATCGTTAAGACGATCGTCCCACTCGACCTGGTACCCGTTTATCAACGATGGCCCGCTTCGCTTTCCGAGCCCAGGTATTGGATCACCTCTGCAGGCGTTGCCGTGGCATGCGGGCTCGTCTGGAAGTTCAGGCGAAGACTCGCGCCGCTTGCATGGTGGAGCATCGCCGTCTTTCTTCTGGCCCTAGGGCCGGCATTGGGGCTGATTCAATTCAACTTCCTGCAGTTCTCATTTGTCTCCGATCACTTCGTTTACTTCGGCCTACCCGGCCTGTTGCTCATCGCGGGACTCTTGCTTGAGTACGCTGCGGGCACGACCGCCTCGCCCGGAACCGACTCGTCTCACCCGACTTGGCTTCAAAGTCCCGGAATTCGGCGCCGCGCGGCATGGATGATGCTCTTTACGATCGCAGCCATACTCGGCTGGCTCACAATCCGACAGAATCGCATCTGGAAAGACCCTGAGTCGTTCTGGACTTACACGCTCGATCATAACCCCGACTGCGTCGCCGGCGCCTTTAACCTCGGGAACCACTATTACCAGAAGAATGACTACGAGGCGGCGATGCCGCGCTACGCCCAGGCCGCCAAGATCGATCCCGAAATGATCATTTATCAACGAGCATGCGCGCGGTGCAGCCGGCAACTCGGTCGGGTGGATGAGGCGATCACTTACTATGCGAGGACCATCGAGAACCACACCAAAAAAAACTCGCGCGGCATTAACGACCGAATCGAGTTTGCCAATTACCTGCTCGCGCTGAACAGGGTTGCCGATGCACAGCGAGAGTTTGAGGCCGTGCTCAGGATTCAGCCGAACAATCAGGCCGCAGCGCAAGGGCTGGACCAGGCAAGGTCGCGGCAACGATAG